A genomic window from Sulfurimonas paralvinellae includes:
- the hisA gene encoding 1-(5-phosphoribosyl)-5-[(5-phosphoribosylamino)methylideneamino]imidazole-4-carboxamide isomerase: MTLYPAIDLKDGKAVRLTKGLMESAKIYSDEPWQLVKAFEEMGAEWVHLVDLNGAFAGEPKNLEQIVKIRENCSVKLELGGGIRDEKTIQKMLEIGINRIILGSIAVKDPQFVKDMAAKYPIAVGIDAIDGYVAVEGWGEVSQMKATDLAREFANAGVEAIICTDVGRDGTLSGVNVDFTLDIARASKVATIASGGVKDENDIKALIATGEIEGVIIGKAYYEGTLDLPKMFKLLA; encoded by the coding sequence ATGACTTTATATCCGGCAATCGATTTAAAAGACGGCAAAGCGGTGCGCTTGACAAAAGGACTTATGGAGAGTGCGAAAATATACTCGGATGAGCCATGGCAACTTGTCAAAGCATTTGAAGAGATGGGTGCAGAGTGGGTGCATCTGGTTGATCTTAACGGTGCTTTTGCAGGAGAGCCGAAAAATCTTGAGCAGATCGTCAAGATACGAGAGAACTGTAGTGTAAAGCTTGAACTCGGCGGCGGTATTCGTGATGAGAAAACGATTCAAAAGATGCTTGAGATCGGGATAAATAGAATAATATTAGGTTCTATTGCAGTAAAAGATCCGCAGTTCGTTAAAGATATGGCCGCAAAATATCCAATAGCGGTGGGTATTGATGCAATAGACGGTTATGTGGCTGTAGAAGGCTGGGGTGAAGTAAGCCAGATGAAAGCGACTGACTTGGCACGTGAGTTTGCCAATGCAGGTGTTGAAGCTATTATTTGTACTGATGTAGGTCGTGATGGCACGCTTTCAGGTGTCAATGTGGACTTTACTCTTGATATTGCCCGTGCAAGTAAAGTCGCAACGATAGCAAGCGGCGGTGTAAAAGATGAAAATGACATTAAAGCTCTGATAGCAACAGGTGAAATAGAAGGTGTTATCATCGGAAAAGCTTACTATGAAGGGACATTGGACCTTCCAAAAATGTTTAAACTTTTGGCTTAA
- the serB gene encoding phosphoserine phosphatase SerB — protein MLKLAVFDFDSTLMDGETIDFFAEELGIGEEVAKITEEAMSGRLDFFESLQQRVGLLKGLDFSVVERISHNLPYMPGAKETITELKNRGMKVVCFSGGFRTATSYAKDILGYHADFSNALHVKEGKLTGLVGGDMMYNFSKGDMLTRLQAVLGVSEEETLVCGDGANDLSMFAHAGTRIAFRARDILKREANIIIEEKDLSLILKEI, from the coding sequence ATGCTAAAACTTGCAGTATTTGACTTTGATTCTACATTGATGGACGGAGAAACCATAGACTTTTTTGCTGAAGAGCTTGGAATTGGTGAAGAAGTGGCCAAGATAACGGAAGAAGCGATGAGCGGCAGACTTGATTTTTTTGAGTCTTTGCAGCAGAGAGTCGGTCTTTTAAAAGGACTTGATTTTTCTGTCGTTGAGAGAATCTCACATAATCTTCCTTATATGCCCGGAGCCAAGGAGACGATAACTGAGCTGAAAAACAGAGGCATGAAAGTGGTCTGTTTCAGTGGAGGTTTCCGTACGGCTACATCGTATGCAAAAGATATTTTGGGATATCATGCCGATTTTTCCAATGCTCTGCATGTAAAAGAGGGAAAATTGACAGGTCTAGTCGGCGGTGATATGATGTACAACTTTTCAAAAGGAGACATGCTCACGAGATTGCAGGCAGTCTTGGGTGTCAGTGAAGAGGAGACGCTTGTCTGCGGTGACGGTGCGAATGATCTTTCTATGTTCGCTCACGCAGGCACGCGCATAGCATTTCGTGCACGAGATATACTCAAACGTGAGGCAAATATTATCATTGAAGAAAAAGATTTGTCACTTATACTAAAGGAAATATAA
- the hisH gene encoding imidazole glycerol phosphate synthase subunit HisH, with translation MIAIIDYNMGNLASVQNAFAKLGKETVVESDPKKFHLYDKLVLPGVGAFGDAMEHLRERDMIDSIKSFAASGKPMLGICLGMQLLFESSEEFGSHAGLGLIQGRVEHFDTAKFEEPLKVPHMGWNRMFTKEHPLFEGLDDEHYLYFVHTYHVKCANDEDIIGETYYGYKFTSAVAHGNIMGIQPHPEKSHKNGLAILKNFIEL, from the coding sequence ATGATAGCGATAATTGACTATAACATGGGAAATTTGGCAAGTGTTCAAAATGCATTTGCAAAACTGGGAAAAGAGACAGTCGTAGAGAGTGATCCGAAAAAATTTCACCTTTATGATAAGCTTGTATTGCCGGGAGTCGGCGCTTTTGGTGATGCGATGGAGCATCTGCGTGAGCGGGATATGATAGACTCCATTAAATCATTTGCCGCATCAGGCAAACCAATGCTTGGTATATGCCTCGGTATGCAGCTGCTTTTTGAAAGTTCTGAAGAGTTTGGTTCTCACGCAGGGCTTGGACTTATTCAAGGCCGTGTCGAACATTTTGATACTGCAAAATTTGAAGAGCCGCTCAAAGTACCGCATATGGGCTGGAATAGAATGTTTACAAAGGAACATCCTCTTTTTGAAGGGCTGGATGATGAACACTATCTCTACTTTGTACATACCTATCATGTCAAATGTGCAAATGACGAAGATATTATCGGTGAGACGTATTATGGCTATAAATTCACTTCGGCAGTGGCACACGGTAATATTATGGGAATCCAGCCGCACCCTGAAAAAAGCCACAAAAACGGGCTTGCAATACTTAAAAATTTTATAGAACTATAA
- a CDS encoding cytochrome C, translating into MKKTTSLLLAAILAGSVFTATASADASKGKRFYMKKLRHACKKDGIKNGAMFAIKHDRRGWAEIKESNKLQQEWTKVCSHGKKKIKKMRKKDINNLYDFVWKYASDGETPSCG; encoded by the coding sequence ATGAAGAAAACTACTTCACTATTATTAGCTGCGATACTGGCAGGATCTGTCTTTACAGCGACTGCGTCTGCTGATGCAAGCAAAGGGAAAAGATTTTACATGAAAAAGCTGAGACACGCATGTAAAAAAGATGGAATTAAAAATGGTGCCATGTTTGCCATTAAACATGATCGTCGCGGTTGGGCAGAGATAAAAGAGTCAAATAAACTGCAGCAGGAGTGGACAAAGGTTTGCTCTCATGGTAAGAAGAAAATCAAAAAAATGAGAAAAAAAGATATCAATAACCTATACGATTTCGTTTGGAAATATGCTTCTGATGGTGAAACACCGTCTTGCGGATAA
- the ftsH gene encoding ATP-dependent zinc metalloprotease FtsH: protein MANQENNNNDNNNFFNQNPLITFAIFSVAVILLFKVMVGDGAAGGTQSAMSPTARVKSVDYSELKRLVKDKEVKKVEIGQTIIRAMSNDGSKIYTTRLVKGDNELVKMLDKEGIEYTGFSETNWFTDMFGWLFPFLLIIGIWMFFAGRMQKSMGGGLLGMGNSKKLISSEKPKTKFDDVAGVEEAKEEVQEIVDFLKYPGRYVEIGAKIPKGVLLVGSPGTGKTLLAKAVAGEAEVPFFSVSGSSFIEMFVGVGAARVRDLFEQAKKDAPSIIFIDEIDAIGKSRAAGGVMGGNDEREQTLNQLLAEMDGFGTDTPVIILAATNRPEILDQALLRPGRFDRQVLVDKPDFEGRVKILKVHVKDVKIDDDVDLEEVARLTAGLAGADLANIVNEAALLAGRKSQKTVKQKDMFEAVERALAGLAKKSRRINPKEKKIVAYHESGHALIAETTEGAKKVSKVSIVPRGLAALGYTLNKPEEDKFMMQKHELWAEVDTLLGGRAAEQVFIGEISTGAGNDLERATDIIKSMVQTYGMSDIAGLMVLEKSRQSFLGGGQQATREYSDKMAEEMDAFIKSSLDEHYKNVVARLEEYKEAIEEMVALLYKKENITGEEVREIILNFEKEHGLESKIVQETETIEDELKEDATMSSGDEK from the coding sequence ATGGCGAACCAAGAAAATAATAATAACGATAACAATAACTTTTTTAATCAAAATCCTCTGATCACATTTGCGATATTTTCAGTTGCTGTGATTCTGCTTTTTAAAGTCATGGTAGGTGATGGTGCAGCAGGCGGTACACAATCTGCAATGAGTCCGACTGCAAGAGTAAAGAGTGTTGATTATTCCGAGTTGAAAAGACTTGTAAAAGACAAAGAAGTTAAAAAAGTTGAGATTGGACAGACAATAATTCGTGCAATGTCCAATGACGGTAGTAAAATCTATACGACAAGACTGGTTAAAGGTGATAACGAACTTGTAAAGATGCTTGACAAAGAGGGCATTGAATATACAGGTTTTTCTGAAACGAACTGGTTTACAGATATGTTCGGATGGCTCTTTCCATTTTTACTTATCATCGGTATTTGGATGTTCTTTGCGGGACGTATGCAAAAAAGTATGGGCGGTGGATTGCTTGGTATGGGTAACTCGAAAAAGCTTATCTCTTCTGAGAAACCAAAAACGAAGTTTGACGATGTTGCCGGTGTAGAAGAGGCAAAAGAAGAAGTTCAGGAGATTGTTGATTTTTTGAAATATCCGGGACGTTATGTAGAGATCGGAGCGAAGATTCCAAAAGGTGTCTTGCTTGTAGGTAGTCCGGGTACCGGTAAAACGCTTTTGGCAAAAGCTGTTGCAGGAGAAGCGGAAGTGCCTTTCTTCTCGGTCAGTGGTTCAAGCTTTATTGAGATGTTCGTCGGTGTCGGTGCGGCTCGTGTGCGTGATCTGTTCGAACAGGCGAAGAAGGATGCTCCAAGTATCATCTTTATAGATGAGATAGATGCTATCGGTAAAAGTCGTGCAGCAGGTGGTGTTATGGGTGGTAACGATGAACGTGAACAGACACTTAACCAACTGCTTGCCGAGATGGACGGTTTTGGAACAGATACGCCGGTTATTATTCTTGCTGCGACAAACAGACCAGAAATCCTCGATCAGGCACTCTTGCGTCCTGGACGTTTTGACAGACAGGTTCTTGTTGATAAACCGGACTTTGAAGGGCGTGTGAAAATTCTCAAAGTGCATGTTAAAGATGTGAAAATAGATGATGATGTGGATCTTGAAGAGGTGGCACGACTTACTGCAGGACTTGCAGGAGCAGATCTGGCAAATATTGTCAATGAAGCGGCACTTTTGGCGGGACGTAAAAGTCAAAAAACTGTGAAGCAGAAGGATATGTTCGAGGCAGTTGAGCGTGCGCTTGCGGGGCTTGCAAAAAAATCCCGTCGCATCAACCCAAAAGAGAAGAAAATTGTGGCGTACCATGAAAGTGGTCACGCGCTTATCGCAGAGACGACAGAGGGGGCAAAGAAAGTTTCAAAAGTTTCCATCGTTCCTCGTGGTCTTGCTGCTCTTGGATATACACTTAACAAGCCTGAAGAAGATAAGTTCATGATGCAGAAACATGAGTTGTGGGCTGAGGTCGACACACTCCTAGGCGGCCGTGCTGCTGAACAGGTGTTCATTGGTGAGATCTCAACAGGTGCAGGTAATGACCTTGAACGTGCAACAGATATTATTAAATCCATGGTTCAAACCTATGGTATGAGTGATATCGCAGGTTTGATGGTCCTTGAAAAATCACGTCAGTCTTTCTTGGGTGGCGGTCAGCAAGCAACTCGTGAGTATAGCGACAAGATGGCTGAAGAGATGGATGCATTCATTAAAAGTTCATTGGATGAACACTATAAAAATGTTGTTGCCCGTCTTGAAGAGTATAAAGAAGCAATAGAAGAGATGGTTGCACTGCTTTACAAGAAAGAGAATATAACAGGAGAAGAAGTACGAGAGATTATTTTGAATTTTGAGAAAGAGCATGGTCTTGAATCAAAAATTGTTCAAGAGACAGAAACTATTGAAGATGAGCTCAAAGAAGATGCAACAATGAGTAGTGGTGATGAGAAATAA
- a CDS encoding 50S ribosomal protein L11 methyltransferase, which produces MQEHYFELRVKVSSHHSLFSDFLADTLPIGFEETEDGFIIRSEDELDTIVWGLEQFREALQKALGTSIELETTQTKLQNSDWVESYKKSIEPLSIGKFYIHPTWSEPSKELINIVIDPALAFGTGHHPTTASSLLAISNYVKEGDRVLDVGCGSGILGIGAMKLGAVVDACDTDPVSVANARENASLNGLEFHGLWEGSCALTKEKYNIVVANIVADVLTFIANELKNALEDDGILILSGILDKYEDKVLAYYKDCEILEKIAQDEWVTLVLKKK; this is translated from the coding sequence ATGCAAGAGCATTATTTCGAGCTCCGTGTCAAAGTTTCTTCTCATCATTCCTTATTTTCAGATTTTTTAGCAGATACACTTCCTATTGGTTTTGAAGAGACAGAGGATGGTTTTATCATACGAAGTGAAGATGAGCTAGACACAATCGTTTGGGGACTGGAGCAGTTTCGAGAAGCTTTGCAAAAAGCACTCGGAACTAGTATAGAACTGGAAACTACACAGACAAAACTGCAAAACAGTGACTGGGTGGAATCGTATAAAAAAAGTATTGAACCACTGAGTATCGGAAAATTCTATATTCATCCGACATGGAGTGAGCCGAGTAAAGAACTCATTAATATCGTGATAGACCCGGCACTTGCATTTGGTACAGGACATCACCCGACAACTGCTTCTTCCCTTTTGGCCATATCAAACTATGTTAAAGAGGGTGACAGGGTTTTGGATGTTGGCTGTGGAAGTGGAATCCTTGGCATAGGTGCTATGAAACTGGGTGCTGTTGTTGACGCCTGTGATACAGACCCCGTCTCAGTTGCCAATGCCAGGGAAAATGCCAGCTTGAATGGTTTGGAGTTTCATGGTTTATGGGAAGGTTCCTGCGCCCTAACAAAAGAGAAATATAATATAGTCGTTGCTAATATCGTTGCAGATGTATTGACATTTATTGCAAATGAGTTGAAAAATGCCTTGGAAGATGACGGTATTTTGATTTTATCAGGTATTCTTGATAAGTATGAAGATAAAGTACTGGCATATTATAAAGATTGCGAAATTTTAGAAAAAATAGCCCAGGATGAATGGGTTACTTTAGTATTAAAGAAAAAATAA
- the serS gene encoding serine--tRNA ligase has product MIDLKLLQKDFNEVKRKLLRKGVDEKLLEKLRIKNEELKEAKKEYEALQAAQNAMSKEFGVYKREGKDISELKARVDENKIKVTDAIEIQRLRQEELEAIAMAIPNMPDDSVPDGEDEDDNIELKRVLEPRQFDFTPKEHWELAEQNGWIDFERGVKLAGSRFSVAYDMGAKLERALINFMLNYNTKKGYTEVSVPHLVNRRALEGTGQLPKFEEDLYKIENQDLYLIPTAEVPLTNLFADEILPADKLPFKMTGYTSCYRKEAGAAGRDTRGIIRQHQFHKVELVCITKPEESEAVFDDMVNTASEILTALELPHRLVNLCTGDLGFGAAHTTDIEVWLPGQNTYREISSISNTRDFQARRAKIRYKNGKKNELVHTLNGSSLAVGRTMVAIMENYQNEDGSIDIPKVLKPYLP; this is encoded by the coding sequence ATGATCGATTTAAAACTACTGCAAAAAGATTTTAATGAAGTAAAACGAAAACTGCTTCGCAAAGGTGTTGATGAAAAACTCCTTGAAAAACTACGCATCAAAAATGAAGAGCTCAAAGAGGCGAAAAAAGAGTACGAAGCACTCCAAGCTGCACAAAATGCCATGAGTAAAGAGTTTGGCGTTTACAAACGTGAAGGCAAAGATATCTCTGAACTCAAAGCTCGAGTCGATGAGAACAAGATCAAGGTCACCGATGCCATCGAAATACAAAGACTCCGCCAAGAAGAGCTTGAAGCCATTGCCATGGCAATACCAAATATGCCTGATGATTCTGTTCCTGACGGTGAAGATGAAGATGACAATATAGAACTCAAAAGAGTTCTTGAGCCTCGTCAATTTGATTTCACACCAAAAGAGCACTGGGAACTGGCCGAACAAAACGGCTGGATAGACTTTGAACGTGGTGTCAAACTGGCTGGAAGCCGTTTTTCCGTAGCTTATGATATGGGTGCAAAACTCGAACGTGCTCTCATCAACTTCATGCTCAATTACAATACAAAAAAAGGTTATACAGAAGTAAGTGTACCACACCTTGTCAACCGCAGAGCCCTTGAAGGAACAGGACAACTGCCAAAATTCGAAGAAGATCTTTATAAGATAGAAAATCAGGATCTTTACCTCATCCCAACAGCAGAAGTACCGCTGACAAATCTTTTTGCCGATGAAATACTTCCGGCAGACAAACTGCCATTTAAAATGACAGGATACACATCATGTTATAGAAAAGAAGCAGGTGCAGCCGGACGTGATACACGTGGTATTATCCGTCAGCACCAGTTCCATAAAGTAGAACTTGTCTGTATCACAAAACCTGAGGAGAGTGAAGCAGTATTTGATGACATGGTAAATACCGCCTCTGAAATTCTAACAGCACTTGAACTGCCACACCGTCTTGTCAATCTCTGTACAGGTGACCTAGGCTTTGGAGCTGCACATACAACGGACATCGAAGTATGGCTTCCTGGGCAAAATACTTACCGCGAGATCTCCTCTATCTCCAACACGAGAGATTTTCAAGCAAGACGTGCAAAGATCCGCTATAAAAACGGCAAGAAAAATGAACTCGTACACACACTCAACGGCTCTTCTTTAGCCGTTGGCCGTACTATGGTTGCCATCATGGAAAACTATCAAAATGAAGATGGAAGCATCGATATTCCGAAAGTTCTCAAACCTTACCTTCCATAA
- a CDS encoding phosphatidylserine decarboxylase: protein MRNNLFIIANSGWKYIGYALVAFILFSLLDWDLLAFISLLMTGLFIYLFRNPERIMPFYQQKNLVAPSDGVVTAIEHLENSDYAYRLDIESSYLNIGVLRVPMAAKVSEVKIVRGVRTGKNSKLFSLLNENGEITFADEADNKVKVLHRLKQSFAPLDIDLIKSQELMQAARYGVMINGVTSLYLPANFRLNLNVGQELRASETLVGYFS from the coding sequence ATGAGAAATAATCTTTTTATAATAGCAAATAGCGGTTGGAAATATATTGGATACGCTCTTGTTGCATTTATTCTGTTCTCGCTGCTGGATTGGGATCTCCTAGCTTTTATTTCCCTGCTAATGACAGGATTGTTTATCTATCTTTTTAGAAATCCTGAACGTATTATGCCTTTTTATCAGCAGAAGAACTTGGTGGCTCCTTCAGACGGTGTTGTAACAGCTATTGAGCATCTTGAAAATTCAGATTATGCCTATAGATTGGATATAGAATCTTCATATCTGAATATTGGTGTATTGAGAGTGCCTATGGCAGCTAAAGTTTCAGAGGTAAAGATTGTCAGAGGTGTACGAACAGGAAAAAATTCAAAGCTTTTTTCTCTTTTAAATGAAAATGGAGAGATCACTTTCGCTGATGAAGCCGATAATAAAGTAAAAGTTCTTCATAGATTGAAGCAGAGCTTCGCTCCTTTGGATATTGATCTTATCAAATCACAGGAGTTGATGCAAGCAGCGAGATATGGTGTTATGATTAATGGTGTGACATCACTTTACCTGCCTGCAAATTTTCGTTTAAATCTCAATGTTGGGCAGGAGCTTAGAGCTTCAGAAACACTTGTAGGCTACTTTTCCTAA
- a CDS encoding tetratricopeptide repeat protein — translation MADAPEDIIIIEDSDAASYDSDSGYSSDEYLQEEEAKRKKIILFGGLAIIVVLIIAITIILLTLKSSKEHSQINITAIDKKIEASKQKPTLEPSKLENMIAKANYLYASGSKEKALTLYEQIASYSEAVSDYNLGVAELKEKQFEKALQSFQKAIANDEKRCVSAINAAVCCLHLQDKENFKYYIDLAYAYLPYEIESPLYSYYYTLISYYNKNYLAALNSLKNATSHEYPNVQNHLSAKINALYENDYDAIEAMERKSDEPEDFSLGLLYARIGDFSLASNHLEAAISKETQPVRAPLALGLVNLKAGHIAKAAKKIKEVTEKYPQEVYKYYPVKVKLKESLFDPQKAQQNYRHKIQHSKNVMYQKIFYFSPYKIFNANQTISYIRKGNANIYIDNVKSAKEYLKKSASSSSVNIGIVKAIKKALSFKIREANEDLQKLVKLQPKHSILQYNLALTYAQMGNLKKAHEHFLRSYYLDAKNYLSGIYAVMTAQLINVKYYKLKSIIKDSIALEEDGEDVDLYKTLLHLSEGDYLSAVEWLDRDYKQRPLYLALDILIATKLSKMDKSKESANKLLLMQPNDILPNIIYMDTEFADLKTSEYAKETLKYLKEHSFTYDDLYYGPYITRYLFIQENLISGRLYFLRKQLKEVLETTNQDTRDIESSLALVSLYSKEFEESYTLYNHLIDELKVRDAYTLYLGAVASTAAGHHENAIALLELAKMKDGSFYESRYALALLYMEINNNDGAVIQLSRIQEDGFQSQYFEFMIDTDKLLFQKQHPQKK, via the coding sequence ATGGCTGACGCACCAGAAGACATAATAATCATCGAAGACAGTGATGCCGCTTCCTATGACAGTGATTCAGGGTATTCGAGCGATGAATATTTACAAGAAGAAGAGGCCAAAAGAAAAAAAATAATCCTTTTTGGCGGTCTTGCAATTATCGTAGTTCTCATCATTGCCATTACTATTATTCTTCTTACGCTCAAATCATCGAAAGAACATTCACAAATAAACATTACCGCTATTGATAAAAAGATAGAAGCAAGTAAACAAAAACCGACACTTGAACCAAGTAAACTTGAAAATATGATTGCAAAAGCGAACTACCTCTATGCAAGCGGTTCAAAAGAAAAAGCACTGACACTCTATGAGCAGATTGCATCTTACAGTGAGGCTGTTTCTGATTATAATCTGGGTGTAGCAGAACTCAAAGAGAAACAATTTGAAAAAGCGTTGCAAAGCTTTCAAAAAGCGATTGCAAATGATGAAAAACGCTGCGTGAGCGCTATCAATGCTGCCGTATGTTGTCTACACCTGCAAGATAAAGAGAATTTCAAATATTATATCGACCTCGCCTATGCTTATCTGCCTTATGAGATAGAATCGCCTCTTTACTCTTACTACTATACCCTTATAAGTTATTACAATAAAAACTATCTAGCTGCATTGAACTCCTTAAAAAATGCAACTTCTCATGAGTACCCAAATGTGCAAAATCATCTCTCAGCCAAGATCAATGCTCTTTATGAAAATGATTATGATGCCATAGAAGCGATGGAAAGAAAATCTGATGAACCCGAAGATTTTTCTTTAGGTCTGCTCTATGCAAGGATTGGTGACTTTTCTTTAGCCTCAAATCATCTCGAAGCCGCCATCTCCAAAGAGACACAACCGGTTCGAGCACCTCTTGCACTGGGCCTTGTCAATCTCAAAGCAGGTCATATTGCAAAAGCCGCAAAAAAGATCAAAGAGGTTACTGAGAAGTATCCTCAAGAAGTTTATAAATACTACCCTGTTAAAGTCAAGCTCAAGGAGTCACTCTTTGATCCGCAAAAAGCGCAGCAAAACTACAGACATAAGATCCAACACTCTAAAAATGTTATGTATCAAAAGATTTTTTATTTCTCTCCATACAAGATCTTTAATGCCAACCAAACTATCAGCTATATCAGAAAAGGAAATGCAAATATCTATATAGATAATGTCAAAAGTGCAAAAGAGTACCTTAAAAAGAGTGCTTCTTCTTCCTCAGTAAATATCGGCATTGTAAAAGCCATAAAAAAAGCACTCTCTTTTAAGATAAGAGAAGCCAATGAAGATCTCCAAAAGCTTGTGAAACTACAGCCTAAACACTCTATACTACAATATAATTTAGCCCTTACCTATGCTCAAATGGGCAATTTGAAAAAAGCACATGAGCATTTTTTACGTTCATACTATCTCGATGCAAAGAACTATCTCTCAGGTATCTATGCAGTTATGACTGCACAGCTTATAAACGTGAAATACTATAAATTAAAATCAATTATCAAAGACTCCATAGCATTGGAGGAAGATGGAGAAGATGTAGATCTCTATAAAACACTGTTGCATCTTAGTGAAGGTGATTATCTCTCTGCTGTAGAGTGGCTGGACAGAGATTATAAACAGCGTCCTCTCTACCTTGCTCTTGATATTCTTATAGCAACGAAACTCTCAAAGATGGATAAATCAAAAGAGTCTGCAAACAAACTGCTTCTTATGCAGCCAAATGACATTCTTCCAAATATCATATACATGGATACAGAATTCGCCGATCTTAAGACATCCGAATATGCAAAAGAGACGTTAAAATACCTTAAAGAGCACAGTTTTACCTATGATGATCTTTATTATGGTCCTTACATAACACGCTATCTTTTTATACAGGAAAATCTTATCAGCGGGCGTCTTTACTTTTTAAGAAAACAGCTTAAAGAGGTGCTAGAGACGACAAATCAAGATACGCGTGATATTGAGAGTTCTTTAGCTCTGGTCTCTCTTTACAGTAAAGAGTTTGAAGAATCATACACGCTTTACAATCATCTTATCGATGAGCTCAAAGTTCGTGATGCTTACACACTTTATCTTGGAGCTGTTGCATCAACTGCTGCAGGACATCATGAAAATGCCATTGCACTGCTTGAACTAGCGAAAATGAAAGATGGAAGTTTTTATGAAAGCAGATATGCGCTTGCTCTGCTCTATATGGAGATCAATAACAATGACGGTGCTGTCATTCAGCTCTCACGTATACAAGAAGATGGATTTCAGTCACAATATTTTGAGTTTATGATAGACACGGATAAGCTGTTATTTCAGAAACAGCATCCGCAAAAAAAGTAG
- a CDS encoding chemotaxis response regulator CheY has translation MKLLVVDDSSTMRRIIKNTLARLGYKDILEGADGVEGWAQLDANPDIEMLITDWNMPEMNGLELVKKVRADDRFKDLPIIMVTTEGGKAEVITALKAGVNNYIVKPFTPQVLKEKLGAVMGVAE, from the coding sequence TTGAAATTACTTGTTGTTGATGACAGCTCTACAATGCGCCGTATTATAAAAAATACTTTGGCGAGACTTGGATATAAAGATATTCTTGAAGGTGCGGACGGTGTCGAAGGGTGGGCACAACTGGATGCAAATCCGGATATTGAAATGTTGATTACCGACTGGAACATGCCGGAAATGAACGGACTTGAACTTGTGAAAAAAGTTCGTGCAGACGATCGTTTTAAAGATCTTCCAATTATTATGGTTACGACAGAAGGTGGAAAAGCTGAGGTTATTACGGCGCTCAAAGCCGGTGTGAACAACTATATTGTCAAACCATTTACTCCTCAGGTACTCAAAGAAAAACTTGGTGCCGTTATGGGTGTTGCGGAATAA
- a CDS encoding methylenetetrahydrofolate reductase, with translation MFDTLIEKLQNNTYITLETTPGHSAKFTPIIDKIESLGLHTMVDGFSTTDNPLAKLKFNALFGARLLQERFNKPVIATMSMRDRNKIALQSDLLGANEFDIRAILALTGDPANISDQPNAKGVFEADSTLLLDIISAFNSGMDYSAKPFKERPLQIYPFAVVNSYAKNPKTLQKKMQKKIKHGALGIITQPVYDIENAKQLLELKEKANKECCSENKSAELIMGVFPITKLRTAQFLASHVPGINVPPCWLDKLREANAKGAQEEYKIGFELSKKLFEDLKALHPKIHLMTANQFQIAKDILV, from the coding sequence TTGTTTGATACACTCATAGAGAAATTACAAAACAATACCTACATCACACTTGAGACGACACCGGGACACTCTGCAAAGTTCACGCCTATCATTGATAAAATAGAATCTTTGGGCCTGCATACAATGGTGGACGGTTTTTCAACAACGGACAATCCCCTTGCAAAACTGAAGTTCAACGCTCTTTTTGGCGCAAGACTGCTACAGGAAAGATTCAACAAACCTGTCATTGCAACAATGAGTATGCGTGATCGTAATAAAATTGCCCTGCAGTCAGACCTGCTTGGTGCAAATGAATTCGATATACGTGCCATATTGGCACTTACAGGTGATCCTGCAAATATCTCTGACCAGCCAAATGCAAAAGGTGTCTTTGAAGCAGACTCGACACTCCTACTTGATATCATTTCAGCTTTTAATTCAGGTATGGATTACTCGGCAAAACCTTTTAAAGAGCGCCCTTTACAGATATATCCGTTTGCCGTTGTCAACTCTTATGCAAAGAATCCAAAGACATTGCAAAAAAAGATGCAAAAAAAGATAAAACACGGGGCACTTGGCATCATCACACAACCTGTCTATGACATTGAAAATGCAAAACAGCTCTTAGAGCTTAAAGAAAAAGCCAATAAAGAGTGCTGCAGTGAGAACAAAAGTGCAGAACTTATCATGGGAGTCTTTCCGATCACCAAACTCCGTACAGCTCAATTTTTGGCTTCACATGTTCCGGGCATCAATGTACCGCCATGCTGGCTCGATAAACTGCGTGAGGCAAATGCCAAAGGCGCCCAGGAAGAATATAAGATCGGGTTTGAGCTGAGCAAAAAACTCTTTGAAGATCTCAAAGCACTCCATCCGAAGATTCACCTTATGACAGCAAATCAATTTCAAATAGCAAAAGATATACTCGTATAA